TGACCGTGGCCCGAGGCGCACCTGCGGTCTGGAGTACGGTCCTCGGTCTCCCGTTCGTCCTCGCCGGGGGATGGCTCTACGTCGGCCAGTCCGCCTACCCCGGGGTCGTCGGCCTGCCGTTCGCCTTCTTCGGCCTGTTCGTCGTCGGCATCGGCGCGTACGTCCACGCAGTCTCGCCGAGCGAACCACGGTTGGGCGACGACGAGGAACTGCTGGAGAAGCGCCACCCGACCCAGCGCGTGGCCCGGGTGAAAATCGCGGTGGGGCTTCCCCTGCTGGTAGCGACCGTCTATCTGCTGTTCTTCACCAGAGTCCCGTACGTCTACCCGACGGCGACGTTCGTCGTGGGTCTCTACGCCTTCTCGTCGGGGTTGTACACCTACTGGACCAACTCGCTGACGACCTACTACGTGACCTCCCGGCGCATCATCAAGGAGTATCGGTTCCTCTCGCTGGTCCGTCGGGAGATTCCCCGCGAAAAGGTCCGGGGCGTCCAAGAGCGCAAGTCGGCAATCGAGGCGCTGGTCGGACTCGGAAACGTCCTCGTCGCCAGCGGCGGCGGGCGCTCGCTGGAGATTCGGATGCGAAACATGGAGCAGTCCGAGTCGTTCGCCGACAGCATCCGGACGCTGATTTCGGAGTCCTAACCGAGTAGCGCGACCAAATCGGTAACGTCGCGGTCCTCCAACTGAAGCACGGTCTCGATTATCTCGTCGCGCTTGGCTTCGTCGTAGCGCATTCCGGCGGTTTCGTGGAATTTTCTCTCTATCTCGTCCCACGACATCGGGTCGTTGGGGTGGCCCTCGAAGTGGTCTTTCTCCACGAGGTAGGTGGTCCCGTCGGCCGTCTCGACGGCGACGACGGCGGGCATCTCGCCGTTCTCGAACCGGGCGGTGAGGTCCGAGTCCGCCGAGACTTCCACCTTCCGGAGGAGTTCCTGCACGTCGTCCCGGCGGATGCGCTCGGGGTCGTACTGGTCGTTGCCCATCTCGCGGTCCACCAGCGCCGCCGCGAGCATGTACGGCAGGGAGTGGTCTGCCTGCGCTTTGGTCTCGACTTCGTAGCGACTCCCCTCGCCGCCGCCGATGATGAGTTTCGCCCCGGCGAAGGTGTCGAGGCGAATCTTCTCCACCTCGTCGGGGTCGATGTCCTCGCGTTCGGCGAGTTCGATGACGCCCTCGACGGCGGACTGGGCGTACGTCTCGGCGACGTACTTTTTGGTCATCACGTCGTGGACGCGCTCCGCGGGCGTGAACTCGGCCTCGAAGTCGCCCGAAATCGTCTGTTTCCACCCCTTCTGGCCCTCGAAGAGGTTCTTCGGGCCGTCCATCCCGTGCTTGGCGAGGAACGCAGAGTAGACCGCGTTCCGGGCGGCGTTGGCCGACGCGATGCCCTTCCACTCCGAGATGCCCTCGGTTCGAGTGACGCGGAGGGCGTTGTGCCCGGTGCCCGCGATACCGATTGCCGACCGGAGGGGTTCGCGGTCCAAGCCCAGAATCGTCCCGGCACCGCAAGCAGCGGAAATCACGGTGTGGGTAACGTGGTCCCACCCGCGGTCACGGACCGGCGCGTTCCACGCGAGCGCGCCCTGCACCTCGTAGGCCACGCCGACGGCGGTCAGGAGGTCCTCCCCGGAAGCGTCGGCGTACTCCCCGCAGGCGAGTATTCCGGCGACGTTGTCGCTCGGGTGGGGCGTCTCGCCGGGCGCGAGAAACGAGTCCATGTAGTCGAGATAGCGCACGAGCGCCGTGTTGTACATCGTCGCGTCGGGCGGCGAGGCGACTGCCTCGCCGCCCGCGTCCGACCCCACACCCCAGAGCGTACACCCCTCGCCGCCGAACTCGGTCACGGTGTCGCGGACGACGCCGACGGGTTCTTCCTCCATCGCGGCGACGGCGATGCCCAGCGAGTCGGCGACCCGTTTTTTGAGTTCGTCTACGGTGTCGTCGGTCATGTCCTCGAATTCGAGACTCAGCGCGAAGTCGGCGATGTCGGCGGTGGTGGTCATGGTGGCCGTGCGACGGTCGCCGGGAAAAAACGGGCCGTGCGTTCAGTCGGAAACACGGGTTGAAGCGGCGGTAAGGTCGGATTACGAAAGTGCGAGGAGAAAGCCTCGCTCTTCAGGTCGGGGATGAATCCGACAGTTGGTGAAACAAACCACGACAGCAGCATGGCCGGATATTCCAATAGATGCTTGGGAAAGTAGATTAAATTACCTATATAATGGTCGCGGTGACTGTCACCGCGAAGTTCCACAACCCATCCCTCTCACGGCGCAAAGAGTGGCAACACGCCTCTCGACTCTACCGTGACACCAAACAGTTCTGTATCAACGGATGGGAAAACGGAGACTTCGGCAAATCCGTGACCACCGCCAGCATCGACAACGGACTCTACTCGGCTATCCAGAACCAAGCCATTCGAGGGGCGAAATCCGACCACAACAAGGACGGAGCGGTTCGATACCGAGAGAGTCAACCGTTCGCCGTCAACAACCAGAACTGGGAACTCGACATGACCGAGAACGGAACGGTCGTCGTCGGCTTCCCATGCGTCTCCCAATGGTGGTACACACCCATCGAGGTGTACGACGAGATTGCCGACCCCGTAGACCGACTGGTCGAGGGTGACGCAAAGAAGACGCGCCTGCAAGTGTACCGTCGCGGAGACGACTGGTATTGTACGTTCAACGTCGAGTACGACACCGATACGTCGGGTGAGACGCCCATCGGTGTCGATATTGGTGAACGGCACATCCTCGCGGTGACGGCCTACGGTGAAGACGAGTCGATGCTCGTGTCGGGTGGTGAGGCGAAGTACGTTCGACGCAAATATCGTTCCCTACGCGATTCGCTTTCACAAGCGGGTGCGCTTCGCGCACGTAACCGTGTGGGTGACAAAGAACGGCGTCGAATCAGAGACCTGAATCACAACCTCTCCCGTCGTCTCATCACGTTCGCCGAACAGTTCGAGAACCCCGTCACTCGGATGGAAGACCTCGAAGGTATCCGCGAGAACAGCTCGTGGTCAGGTGTCCACTCGTGGCACTTCCACCAACTCCAACAGTTCATCACGTACAAAGCCGAACGCGCCGGTATCCGTGTCGAGAAGGTTGACGCCTACCACACGAGTCAGCGGTGTTCGGCGTGTGGCTCGATGGGAACCCGTGATGGCGACCACTTTTCGTGTTCGGAGTGCAACCGTGGACGACACGCCGACCTGAACGCTTCGGAGAACATCGCACAAAGGGAGGGAGAACCATTCACTGCCTAACACTTCGGATGAGGCGAACCGTGCTACCTCGCTGGTTGAATAGCCAGCCGTCTTTGACGCTCGCTGTATGCGGGAAGGAAGGCCCCATTGACAGGGCTACACGCGCTGAAAAGCACACCGTTGGTCACAACTCGGTGGCAACCTTCGACGGGTCACGCGAAAGCGTACTTGAACCCCGAGGAAACGCGCAACCTGAATATCCCCTTCGGGGAATCCTCGCCCTTTAGGCCGGGGAGGATGTCAAGCGCGGGGAATCGCGGCTATGAATACGGCGTAGAGACATGAAATCCATTGTTTTAGACGTGTTTTCAGTTGTTTGAGAAAGGAATAAGTGTCTCTCCGGAGGAGCGTGCGCTCGTCTCGACCCACCACCGGGATGGACGATACCCGCCCGCTCGCGGTCCCGCGAGCGGGCGGGACTTTGAAACGTTCTTCCGGCGGCGACTTCCAGCGGTCCCGTCACTCCGCCGACCAGAACGCGCCGTCGCCGTGGTCGTCGCGCCACGCGAACGCGAACAGTCGTCTCGCCGCCACGCGCGCCAGTTTCCGGCCGTCGTCGCTCTCGCCGGTCGCGCCGTCCCACCGGGCACCGTCGGCCGAGAAGACGCCCGCTTCGCCCGCCGCCTCGAACTCGTAGCCCGGATTCTCGAAGGCGTGAATCCCGTCGGGAGCGGCGAACACCGCGAGGTCTCGGTCGCCGACCGTCGCGCGTGCGACCCCGCCCGCGCGCTCGACCCGCGGGAGCGGGAACCCGAGCGCGCTGTCGCTTTCGCTCGCTTCGACGCCCAGCACGACCGTCTTGGGGTCCAAGTCCTCACGACTCCACTCCCGGCCGCCCTCGCCGCGGTGGGCCGCGAGTCCGAACCCGTCGCCCTCGAAGTAGTCGGCGTAGGGCGCGTCGTCGTACTCGATGGGTTCGGGGTCGTCGCCGGGTCCGCTGGCCTCGCTCTCGCCGCCGGGTCGCCGGAGGACCCGCCCGTCGTACTCCGCGCGGAAGCGCTCGTAGGTCGTCACCGACGAGGGCCGGACCCGGAGCGACTCGCCCGCCAACTCGCCCGCGATGGCCTCGCCGAGCGACTGCTTCCACTCCGAGTCGGTCCCGCGGTCGTACATCACCAAGTCGTCGTCGGCGAGTTTGCCCGACACGCCGAACTCCAGCACCCGGTCGCCGACTCCGCGGTCGTACACCACCGCGCTCCCGCAGAGCGGGCACCACGTCACCGCGATTGGGTCGCCGCCGAGTTCGTCGTTGACGATTTCGTGGTAGTGCAGGATTCGGACCGGATAGGCCCGGACCTCGCGGTCCTCGCCGTCGCCGTCGCTCTCGACCACGATTACCTCGTCGTCCGGGTCGCCGAAGTAGTCCGGGCCGAACTCCGGGTCGTCCACGCTCGGAATCGCGTCCCGCGGGATGACCTGCCTGACGTTCATCGACGGGGGTTCGGACGCGGGACTCAAAACGCTACCCGTCCCAGTAGATGCTGGCCTGTTCGTCGCCTGCGTCGCCGTCGGCGCGCGCCAGCGCGTCCAACTTCTCGCGGTTGACGTGTTCCACGATGTCGAGCGCCTCGTCCGTCCACGCGAGGAGACCGACGGTAAGCCGACGCCGGACCTCCTCGACCGGGACCGGCGAGTAGACGTGGACGTACCCGCCCTCCTTCAGGAGTCGCTGGCGCTTGTCCAGCACCCCGATGTCGGTCAGGTGGTTCAACTGCCTGCCGACGGTACTCCGGTCGATACCGAGTCGGTCGGCGATGTCGGCCGCGGTCGATTCGCCGTCCTCCATCAGACAGAGACACACCTTCAGTCCCGTCTCGGAGATGCCGAACACCTCGCGGAGGACCCCCGAGAGGTCGGGATGTTCGACCGGCGTGGCTTCGACTGCACTCGCCGACTCGTCACAACACGACGGGTCCCCGAACGACACTTCGCCGCACTCGTCGCAGACGTACACCCCTGATTCCGTGCGACTCTCACTCATACAGGTCGGTTCGTCGGGCGTCTACATGACCGTTCGGTGAGCGACGGGTGAGTCGGTTTCCAGCGGTAACGTCCCCGGCGTGGGTTCACCGCGGCGACACCGAACGCCGGTCCGCGGTGCGGACCGGCGACGGGTCGGAGTTCAGCGCCGACGGGTCGCAAGCGCGCTTCCCGCGAGCAGGACCGCGAGTCCGAGCAGGAGCGACACCGAACCGAAACCGGCGGCGGGTGCGCTCGCGGCCGCTACCGTCGTCGTCTCTGCCGTCGTCGTCTCGGGTTCCGCGGGCGTCTCGGTCTCCGCCCCCGCCGCAGTCGTCGTCTCTTCCTCGGCGGTGGTTTCCTCGTCCGCACCCGCCGCGCCGTCCGCGGCAGTCGTCGTGGTCGTCGTCTCGCCGTCAGCGCCAGCATCCTCACCAGCGCCAGCATCCTCACCAGCGCCGCCGCCATCGCCGACCGAACCGGTCGCGTTGGCGCGTGGTTCGTTCGTCGAGACCGTGAAGTTCGTACCCGGCGGCACGTCCGAGAAGTCGAACGTTGCCTGCCACGTCCCGTCCTCGGAGACGGTCGCGGTCTGGCGCTTCAGGAACGGGTTCCGGCCGGTGTTGGTGGCCTCCACGGTCAGTTCCGTACCCGGCGCGACCGAACTCCGACCGGAGACCGTCACGTCGCTCGCCGAGGCGACCCGAACCGGTTGCTCGAACGAGACGTTTCGTTCGACCACCGTGAAGTTCGTCACCAGCGAGGTGGCGTTTCCGGGTTCGACGTACGGGTTCTGGGCCGTAATCGTGAAGTTCGCTCGGTAGGTCGAACCCGACTCGAGGTTGTTCGAGTCGAAGACCAAGAAGAGTTGGTTGCCCGACTCGTCTATCAAGAGGTTTCCGAGGTCGAGCGGTATCTCCTCGGACGGTTGGTTGATTTCGCCGACGCGGGTCAGCGACATCGACAGGCCCGTCCGGTTGTCGTTGAGGTCCGAGAGGTTCCGGACGTACCCGTAGAGACCCGACGCCTGCACCTGAACGATTGCCCAGTCCTGATACGCCACGTCTCGGTCCTGCGAGGCGACTTCCGCTAGCCGGGCCACGCTTCCGACGCTCTCGCGGTCGGGCGCGGTCCACGTCCGGATGGCGTCGGTCGAACGCTCGCTCAGAAGTATCGACCCCACGTCGGTCCGCGTACTCCCGACGAACACCTCGACGGGGTACGCCGCGGTGTCGAGGCGACCGGGAATCGGGTCGGTCCGGAGTCGGAAGTCGGTCAGTTCGTCCTCGCCGAGAACCGAGATTCCGGGCGTGTCCGGCGACGTACCGGCCCGGAAGGTGTCGACTCGGACGGTGGCAACGCCGTCGCCGTCCGAATCGACCACGGTGAACCGCGAGCGGTAGCCGACCCCTCTGGACCCCACCGCGACCGTCGCGCGGTCGGTCCCGTCGAAACTCACGTTGAACTCGGCCACGTCGCCTCGCTGTTCCACGACGCTCCCGTTCGACAGGGACGCGGTGCCCTCGGCCGGTTCGGTCACGGTTATCGAGACGTCGTCGGTCGCGGTGCCGTCGGAGGTGAACACCGTGACGTTGTACGTACCCGGTTCGACGCCGGTGAAGTTGGCGTCGAAAACCGCGTCGGCGCTCGCGTTCTGGGTGGCGACCGCTCGGCCGTCACGGACCTCGACCGACGGGAACACGTCGGCCAACTGCGACGGAGTTAGCTGGTCCGAAAAGAGGTAGAACCCGTAGTTCGCGCGATTCGACTGGAGTCTGAGGTCGGTTCTGGCGTCGGGGCTGTCGCCGTTCTGGACCACCGTGTCCGTGAAGGTGGCGTCGAGCGACTGGTTGGCGATTTCGAAGCCCGCCTGCTGGACTCCGGCGACACCCTGTGCGACCCCGTTCCCGAAGACGACCGGTCGCTCGTTCTCGTCCACGACGACGTAGCGGCCGTCTAAGTTGTTCGCGGAGAACACCGCCGACCCGTTGCCGTCCAGCAACACCTCCGTAGCGAGTCCGCCGACCTGTCCGTTCTCGACGCGGTGGACCGCCCAGACTTCGCTGGCGTTGGCCGACCCCGCGGAGAACCGCAGGAACTGGCCTTCCCAGAATACTTCGCCGGAATCGACGGCAACGTCGGCCAAGCCGCCGTCTTGTCGCTGATACGTAGTCTCTGCGCCCGACATCGTGGCACCGGTGATTCCCGCCGTCGCCGCGCTGACGACGAGCAGTGCTGTCAGTAGTACACTCGTGCGTGTTCGTGTCATCTTCCCCATTTCCCCCTCCCGCACAATCATCTCCCGAACGGTCGTGCGGGCGTTCGTCGGAATTTCGGCGAAATCCGATAAGTATCTTGTGACGGTAGGGTCAGCTTGCGCTCGGATAAAGAGAGCTTAGCCCGGCGAACGCGGGACAACTGCCCGGCGTATCCCCCAGTTGTCCGGTCCGGCGCGCGGGCGCGACCGCTCGCGGGTCGCGCTCCATCGCGCGAGGGGCGAGCGAGTGACCGCAGGGAGCGAGCGAGTCGGTTGGGGAGGTGTGTGGTCCGCGGTCGCGGTCTCACTGTCGTCGGCGTCAGTGGCAGTCTCTGCGGTGCGGTCGCGGCGGGGTCCGAACCGCACGCGGAGACCGCCACCGGACGCGCTCGGAGACCGCCGTCGGAACGGCTAGACAACGAAAGACAATTTCTAGAGCAATATATACAATTTGAAAACAAATCTAGATGCGTCCGAAAGACCGCCAATCGCGCCCGAAGCTACAACCCGCTGGGCGGCGTACTTCGCCCGTCATGGACCGCACGAATCCCGCGACCGGCGAGTCGCTCGAACCGATAGCCGACGACTCCGAGGACGACGTAGACGCCGCGTTAGACGCCGCGACCGAGACCTTCGCGGAGTGGAGAGACGTGCCGATTCGCAAGCGCCAGCGACTGCTGGAGAACGCCGCGGACGTACTCCGCGAGAACGAGGACGAGTACGCCGAGTTGATGACCAGAGAGATGGGCAAGACGCTCGCGTCGGCCCGGTCGGAGGTCCGGAAGTGCGCGTGGGTGTGTGACTACTACGCCGAGAACGCCGCGGACTTCCTCGACGCCGAGCGTCGTCCCGGCCCGGCCCACGCCGAGACTTCCGTCTCCTACGAACCCATCGGACCGGTTCTGGCGGTCATGCCGTGGAACTTCCCGTTCTGGCAGGTGTTCCGGTTCGCCGCGCCCCACCTCACCGCGGGCAACGTCGGCCTGCTCAAACACGCCTCGAACGTGCCGGGGTGCGCGCAGGCGATTCAGGAAGTCTTCGAGCGGGCGGGCTATCCGGAGGGCGTCTTCCAGTCGCTCGTCGTCCACTCCGACCGCGCAGAGCGGGTCATCGAGGACGACAGGGTGGTGGCGGTGACGCTCACCGGGAGCGCGCGAGCCGGTCGGTCGGTGGCGAAGACGGCAGGCGAGAACCTCAAGAAGTCGGTCCTCGAACTCGGCGGGTCGGACCCCTTCGTGGTGCTGGACGACGCGGACCTCGACGCCGCCGCGAAGACCGGCGCGCAGGCCCGGACCATCAACGCCGGGCAGTCGTGCATCGCGGCCAAGCGGTTCGTCGTCCACACCGACGTGTACGACGAGTGGCTCGACACGTTCGTCGCCGAGATGGACGACCTGACCGTGGGCGACCCGACCGACGACGACACCGACCTCGGCCCGCAGGCCCGCGAGGACCTGCTGGAGACGCTCCACGAGCAGATTCGGGACACCGTAGACGAAGGCGCGACCCTCGAACTCGGCGGCGAACCCCTCGACCGGGAGGGCTTTTACTACCCGCCGACGGTGCTGGCCGACGTGCCCCGCGACTCGGTGGCCGCCTGCGAGGAGGTGTTCGGTCCCGCCGCGGCCGTCTTCGAAGTCGAGAGCGAGGAGGAGGCAATCGAACTCGCCAACGACACCCACCTCGGTCTCGGCGCGTCGGTGTGGACCGAGGACTTGGAGAGAGGCGAGCGAGTCGCCCACCGCCTCGACGCGGGCATGACCTTCGTCAACGAACTCGTGAAGTCCGACCCCCGAGTCCCCTTCGGCGGCGTGAAGGATTCGGGCTACGGCCGGGAACTCGCCGAACACGGCATCGAGGAGTTCGTGAACAAGAAGACGGTGTGGGTCCAAGAGACCGACGCGAGCGACGAGGACGTGGACGTGACCATCGAGTAGCGACCGGCGGGGCTACTCCAACACGACTTCCACTAGCGACATCTCGTTGCTCGGAATCGCCGCGGTCAGCGCGTCCTCCAGTTCCCGCCACCCGTCCGGTCGGTAGGCTTCGATGCCGAAGCTCTCGGCGAACGTCTGGAAGTCCGGGTTCCCGATTTCGGTGCCGAAGTGTTCGCCGCGATGCTCCAGTTGTTCCTCGGTGATGAGTCGGTACTCGTCGTCGCGGAACAGCAGAATCGTGTAGCCACACCCAATCCGAGTCGCCGTCTCGATTTCCGCGGCGTTCATCATGAATCCGCCGTCACCCGTGGCGGCGACGACGTTCGATTCGACCGCGAGGTCCGCGGCGAGTCCGCCCGGCACCGAGATGCCCATCGAGGCGAGTCCGTTCGAGACGATGCAGGTGTTGGGTTCGTAGGTCACGAAGTTCTGGGCGATAGCCATCTTGTGGCTTCCAACGTCCGAGAGCAGTACGTCGTCGTCGGCCATCGCCTCGCGGAGGACCGGCAGAACCGTCTTCACGGCGAAGGGGTCGCCCTCGTCGTGGTCGGGATTCACGTCCGCCAGCAGGTGGTCGCGCAGGTCGTCGTACCAGTCGGTCTCGAAGGTGGCGTCGATTTCGCCGCAACAGGCGTTCAGTTCCCGAATCGCCGACGAGATGTCCGAGACGACTTCCACGTCGGGGTTGTAGTGTTCGTACACCTCCGCGGGTTCGCTGTCCACGTGGACGATGGTCGTCTCGGCGCTCGGATTCCAGTCGGCGGGGTCGTGTTCGGCGATGTCGTAGCCCACCGTAATCACGAGGTCGGCCGACTCGATGGCGTCGGAGGCCTCTTCGTGTTCGCCCGAGTCGAGCGTGAGCAGGGAGTGGTCGTCGTCGTCCGAGACTGCGCCTTTCCCCATGTAGGTCGCCGTGACCGGCAGGTCGTAGTCGCGGACGAAGGTGCGCAACTCCTCGCTGGCGTCGGTCCGGACCGCGCCGTTGCCCGCGATGACGATGGGGCGGTCGGCGTCCGCGAGCAGTTCCCGCACCCGGTCGAGCGACGGCACGTCGGGTTCGGGGCGGCGGACCCGACCTCGGGACTCCATCGGTCGCACGTCGCACTCGTCGTACGCCACGTCCTCGGGGAGTTCGAGGTGGGTCGCGCCGGGTTTCTCGTACTCGGCGGTCTTGAACGCCTTCCGGACCGACTCGTGGACGACGCCGGAGTCGGAAATCCGGGCGTTCCACTTCGTCACCGGTCCGAACATGTCCACCACGTCGAGCGTCTGGTGGCTCTCCTTGTGAAGACTCTCCAGACCGCCCTGTCCGGTGACGGCGACCAGTGGTGCCTTGTCGAGGTTGGCGTCGGCGACGCCGGTCAGGAGGTTGGTCGCCCCCGGCCCGAGCGTCGAGAGGCAGACGCCCGCGTCCCCGGTCAGTCGCCCCCACACGTCGGCCATGAAAGC
Above is a genomic segment from Halorussus caseinilyticus containing:
- a CDS encoding MmgE/PrpD family protein, translating into MTTTADIADFALSLEFEDMTDDTVDELKKRVADSLGIAVAAMEEEPVGVVRDTVTEFGGEGCTLWGVGSDAGGEAVASPPDATMYNTALVRYLDYMDSFLAPGETPHPSDNVAGILACGEYADASGEDLLTAVGVAYEVQGALAWNAPVRDRGWDHVTHTVISAACGAGTILGLDREPLRSAIGIAGTGHNALRVTRTEGISEWKGIASANAARNAVYSAFLAKHGMDGPKNLFEGQKGWKQTISGDFEAEFTPAERVHDVMTKKYVAETYAQSAVEGVIELAEREDIDPDEVEKIRLDTFAGAKLIIGGGEGSRYEVETKAQADHSLPYMLAAALVDREMGNDQYDPERIRRDDVQELLRKVEVSADSDLTARFENGEMPAVVAVETADGTTYLVEKDHFEGHPNDPMSWDEIERKFHETAGMRYDEAKRDEIIETVLQLEDRDVTDLVALLG
- a CDS encoding transposase, with protein sequence MVAVTVTAKFHNPSLSRRKEWQHASRLYRDTKQFCINGWENGDFGKSVTTASIDNGLYSAIQNQAIRGAKSDHNKDGAVRYRESQPFAVNNQNWELDMTENGTVVVGFPCVSQWWYTPIEVYDEIADPVDRLVEGDAKKTRLQVYRRGDDWYCTFNVEYDTDTSGETPIGVDIGERHILAVTAYGEDESMLVSGGEAKYVRRKYRSLRDSLSQAGALRARNRVGDKERRRIRDLNHNLSRRLITFAEQFENPVTRMEDLEGIRENSSWSGVHSWHFHQLQQFITYKAERAGIRVEKVDAYHTSQRCSACGSMGTRDGDHFSCSECNRGRHADLNASENIAQREGEPFTA
- a CDS encoding helix-turn-helix domain-containing protein, with amino-acid sequence MSESRTESGVYVCDECGEVSFGDPSCCDESASAVEATPVEHPDLSGVLREVFGISETGLKVCLCLMEDGESTAADIADRLGIDRSTVGRQLNHLTDIGVLDKRQRLLKEGGYVHVYSPVPVEEVRRRLTVGLLAWTDEALDIVEHVNREKLDALARADGDAGDEQASIYWDG
- a CDS encoding NAD-dependent succinate-semialdehyde dehydrogenase; its protein translation is MDRTNPATGESLEPIADDSEDDVDAALDAATETFAEWRDVPIRKRQRLLENAADVLRENEDEYAELMTREMGKTLASARSEVRKCAWVCDYYAENAADFLDAERRPGPAHAETSVSYEPIGPVLAVMPWNFPFWQVFRFAAPHLTAGNVGLLKHASNVPGCAQAIQEVFERAGYPEGVFQSLVVHSDRAERVIEDDRVVAVTLTGSARAGRSVAKTAGENLKKSVLELGGSDPFVVLDDADLDAAAKTGAQARTINAGQSCIAAKRFVVHTDVYDEWLDTFVAEMDDLTVGDPTDDDTDLGPQAREDLLETLHEQIRDTVDEGATLELGGEPLDREGFYYPPTVLADVPRDSVAACEEVFGPAAAVFEVESEEEAIELANDTHLGLGASVWTEDLERGERVAHRLDAGMTFVNELVKSDPRVPFGGVKDSGYGRELAEHGIEEFVNKKTVWVQETDASDEDVDVTIE
- a CDS encoding BGTF surface domain-containing protein, which codes for MTRTRTSVLLTALLVVSAATAGITGATMSGAETTYQRQDGGLADVAVDSGEVFWEGQFLRFSAGSANASEVWAVHRVENGQVGGLATEVLLDGNGSAVFSANNLDGRYVVVDENERPVVFGNGVAQGVAGVQQAGFEIANQSLDATFTDTVVQNGDSPDARTDLRLQSNRANYGFYLFSDQLTPSQLADVFPSVEVRDGRAVATQNASADAVFDANFTGVEPGTYNVTVFTSDGTATDDVSITVTEPAEGTASLSNGSVVEQRGDVAEFNVSFDGTDRATVAVGSRGVGYRSRFTVVDSDGDGVATVRVDTFRAGTSPDTPGISVLGEDELTDFRLRTDPIPGRLDTAAYPVEVFVGSTRTDVGSILLSERSTDAIRTWTAPDRESVGSVARLAEVASQDRDVAYQDWAIVQVQASGLYGYVRNLSDLNDNRTGLSMSLTRVGEINQPSEEIPLDLGNLLIDESGNQLFLVFDSNNLESGSTYRANFTITAQNPYVEPGNATSLVTNFTVVERNVSFEQPVRVASASDVTVSGRSSVAPGTELTVEATNTGRNPFLKRQTATVSEDGTWQATFDFSDVPPGTNFTVSTNEPRANATGSVGDGGGAGEDAGAGEDAGADGETTTTTTAADGAAGADEETTAEEETTTAAGAETETPAEPETTTAETTTVAAASAPAAGFGSVSLLLGLAVLLAGSALATRRR
- a CDS encoding acetolactate synthase large subunit, producing the protein MNTAEVLVAGLETEGVEYVFGLPGEENEATMFALRDSDVTFVPVRHEQGAAFMADVWGRLTGDAGVCLSTLGPGATNLLTGVADANLDKAPLVAVTGQGGLESLHKESHQTLDVVDMFGPVTKWNARISDSGVVHESVRKAFKTAEYEKPGATHLELPEDVAYDECDVRPMESRGRVRRPEPDVPSLDRVRELLADADRPIVIAGNGAVRTDASEELRTFVRDYDLPVTATYMGKGAVSDDDDHSLLTLDSGEHEEASDAIESADLVITVGYDIAEHDPADWNPSAETTIVHVDSEPAEVYEHYNPDVEVVSDISSAIRELNACCGEIDATFETDWYDDLRDHLLADVNPDHDEGDPFAVKTVLPVLREAMADDDVLLSDVGSHKMAIAQNFVTYEPNTCIVSNGLASMGISVPGGLAADLAVESNVVAATGDGGFMMNAAEIETATRIGCGYTILLFRDDEYRLITEEQLEHRGEHFGTEIGNPDFQTFAESFGIEAYRPDGWRELEDALTAAIPSNEMSLVEVVLE
- a CDS encoding PH domain-containing protein — encoded protein: MARGAPAVWSTVLGLPFVLAGGWLYVGQSAYPGVVGLPFAFFGLFVVGIGAYVHAVSPSEPRLGDDEELLEKRHPTQRVARVKIAVGLPLLVATVYLLFFTRVPYVYPTATFVVGLYAFSSGLYTYWTNSLTTYYVTSRRIIKEYRFLSLVRREIPREKVRGVQERKSAIEALVGLGNVLVASGGGRSLEIRMRNMEQSESFADSIRTLISES
- a CDS encoding DUF3179 domain-containing protein — translated: MNVRQVIPRDAIPSVDDPEFGPDYFGDPDDEVIVVESDGDGEDREVRAYPVRILHYHEIVNDELGGDPIAVTWCPLCGSAVVYDRGVGDRVLEFGVSGKLADDDLVMYDRGTDSEWKQSLGEAIAGELAGESLRVRPSSVTTYERFRAEYDGRVLRRPGGESEASGPGDDPEPIEYDDAPYADYFEGDGFGLAAHRGEGGREWSREDLDPKTVVLGVEASESDSALGFPLPRVERAGGVARATVGDRDLAVFAAPDGIHAFENPGYEFEAAGEAGVFSADGARWDGATGESDDGRKLARVAARRLFAFAWRDDHGDGAFWSAE